The following DNA comes from Bacteroidota bacterium.
ATGAGCGACCGGTAATTAAAAAACTGGAAAGCAATATGCCAAGTAAATTTGGAATGGCGACCAAATATCCTCCAACCACAAATATTGATAATGTAAGTGTTAAAAGTTTAATTAATGATTTCGGATCACCCTTATTTGTGATATCGGAGAAAAAAATCCGTGCAACATTAAAAAAAGCTAAAGACGCTTTTAAAACCAGATATCCAAAAGTTCAGTTTGCATGGTCTTACAAAACAAATTATCTAAATGCAATTTGTAATATTTATCATCAGGAAGGGTCATGGGCAGAAGTCGTATCAGGATTTGAATATGAAAAAGCACTAAAAAGTGGAGTGGAAGGGAATAAAATTATTTTTAACGGGCCGGATAAAAGAAAGAAAGATCTTGCTCTAGCTATTGAAAATGAATCGCTCATTCACATCGATCACTTGGACGAATTATACGCCATTTTAGAACTTGCCGACACGCATCAAAATAAACCTAGAGTTGCAATCCGAGTAAATATGGATACCGGAGTTTACCCCATGTGGGATAGGTTTGGGTTTAATTATGAAAACGGACAGGCTTGGGATGCTTTGAATAAAATCATGAATTCCAGAAAACTAGAGCTGGTAGGTTTACATACCCATATTGGAACCTTTATGTTATCTGCGCAGGCATACGCAATGGCAGCATCTAAACTTTCAGAATTAGCTGTAGGTATTCAACGTAAGTATGACCATGTTATTAAATATATCGACATGGGTGGTGGCTTTGCTTCACGAAATAATTTAAAGGGATCGTATTTGCCGGGTTCAGATGTTAGCCCAACATTTGATGATTATGCGGAAGCAATTACAGCAGCTATTTTAAATAGTCAGATCAAGCCTGAAAACCTGCCTTTATTGATTTTGGAAACCGGCAGGGCTTTGATTGATGAGTCGGGTTATTTATTAGGTACAGTAATAGCCAATAAACGGCTGGCCAATGGTAGAAGAACAACAATTATTGATGTTGGCGTCAATTTATTATTTACTTCGTTTTGGTACGATCACAAGTTAACACCTGCCCAAGCATTTACAAACTATACTGAAGACACGACAATTTATGGTCCTTTATGCATGAATATCGATGTGATAAGGGAAAATATTAATCTGCCTCTGCTGAACAAGGATGATCATGTTGTGATCCATAATATTGGAGCATACAATATGACACAATGGATGCAGTTTATTACTTTAAGGCCTAAAATTGTACTTATCGATCTTGAAGGAAAGACTCATGTGATTAGAGATAATGAAGATTTGGAGAGCGTTGCATCATTTGAAAAAACCCCCGAACATTTAAAAACTTTCAATCTCTAAATTTCTGCTGATGAAAGAAATCGCGAAAAAAAGTTATGTAATGCTCAAAGAGAGTACTTTAAATTCATATTCTCAAATATTTTTTTCAAGTAATAAACTATTTGCCGGATTATTAATAGTGGTCACTTTTTTCGACCTCTATGCAGGAATAAGTGGTCTTATGGCTGTAATCATATCCAATATAGCTGCTTATCTAATCGGGTTCAATCGATCATACATAAATGCAGGATATTATGGTTTTAATTCATTATTGGTTGGATTGGGTTTGGGGATTTATTATTTACCCACCCCCGAGTATTTTATGCTACTCGCTTTCGTATCCATATTTACCCTATTTATAAGTGTGGTATTAGAGGGGGTTATCGGCAAATATGCCTTACCCTATTTGAGTATCCCATTTTTAATCGTTTTATGGTTAGCCATTTTAGCAACAAGAGAATTCTCAGCTCTTACCATTAGCGAAAGAGGTATTTATAGTGCGAACGAGATGTATGCTATTGGTGGAATTGGCATGGTGAAAATTTATGAATGGTTCACCAATCTGAATTTACACGAATCAATTGTTATTTATTTTAGATCATTGGCAGCTATTTTTTTTCAGTATTCATTATTCTCAGGAATTATTATCGCGATTGGAATACTCATCTATTCCCGAATTTCATTCTTACTCT
Coding sequences within:
- a CDS encoding alanine racemase, whose protein sequence is MEKQRYERPVIKKLESNMPSKFGMATKYPPTTNIDNVSVKSLINDFGSPLFVISEKKIRATLKKAKDAFKTRYPKVQFAWSYKTNYLNAICNIYHQEGSWAEVVSGFEYEKALKSGVEGNKIIFNGPDKRKKDLALAIENESLIHIDHLDELYAILELADTHQNKPRVAIRVNMDTGVYPMWDRFGFNYENGQAWDALNKIMNSRKLELVGLHTHIGTFMLSAQAYAMAASKLSELAVGIQRKYDHVIKYIDMGGGFASRNNLKGSYLPGSDVSPTFDDYAEAITAAILNSQIKPENLPLLILETGRALIDESGYLLGTVIANKRLANGRRTTIIDVGVNLLFTSFWYDHKLTPAQAFTNYTEDTTIYGPLCMNIDVIRENINLPLLNKDDHVVIHNIGAYNMTQWMQFITLRPKIVLIDLEGKTHVIRDNEDLESVASFEKTPEHLKTFNL